A stretch of the Bdellovibrio sp. 22V genome encodes the following:
- the adeD gene encoding adenine deaminase, with protein sequence MASTLSQKKTQKISSTELPQRLAQARGDAELDLLITNVQLLDVITGEIYPTCVAIGGEYIVGVGEEYKQSPAKRVFDAQGAFVTAGFIDGHLHIESSMMSPFEFERATLPLGTTTAICDPHEITNVLGSRGFTWFLRSSELMHQNLFVQMSSCVPALPGFETTGSDFPLEEMKKHKDHPAVLGLAEMMNFPGVIYADKDVLAKVEAFDDLNLDGHAPLLRGKSLNAYLLAGIQNCHETVTLEEGREKLQKGMGLIIREGSVAKNLRTLAPLVNEFSSAQCLLCTDDRNPFEIAHEGHIDFIIREMINKHGVAVHVAYRLATYSAAKHFGLKRLGLVAPGKKADLVLLTDLEKVAIKEVLIGGKFVSELKLEKGVQEKLHASQPPLENTMKRNPLCEKDLNYQLRAGQYNVIEIVPNEIITKHLSISYDGQKFSESDVLFMANIERYGKGLPPGLGLVKGLGLKSGAIASSVAHDSHNLMVIGTNAADMAVAANSLIACGGGFVVVDQGKVKALVELPIAGLLSLQSAEAIKVGIEKLKVAFRQQGVILDEPFIQMAFLALPVIPTLKLTDRGLVDVTKFSFIPLIQEA encoded by the coding sequence ATGGCATCAACGCTGAGTCAAAAGAAAACACAGAAAATTTCTTCCACGGAACTTCCTCAGCGTTTGGCGCAAGCCCGCGGCGATGCGGAGCTGGATCTTCTCATTACGAATGTTCAGCTTTTGGATGTGATTACCGGTGAAATTTATCCGACGTGCGTAGCTATCGGCGGTGAATACATTGTCGGTGTCGGCGAAGAATACAAACAAAGCCCTGCGAAAAGAGTCTTCGACGCTCAAGGCGCTTTTGTCACAGCTGGATTTATCGACGGGCATTTGCACATTGAATCGTCGATGATGTCGCCTTTTGAATTTGAACGTGCCACTTTGCCTCTTGGCACGACGACGGCGATCTGCGACCCCCACGAAATCACCAACGTTCTTGGTTCACGCGGATTTACATGGTTTTTACGCTCCTCCGAGTTGATGCATCAAAATCTGTTCGTGCAAATGTCTTCTTGCGTCCCTGCCCTGCCGGGATTTGAAACGACAGGCAGTGATTTTCCTTTAGAAGAAATGAAAAAGCACAAAGATCATCCCGCCGTCTTGGGACTGGCAGAGATGATGAACTTTCCCGGCGTGATCTATGCCGACAAAGATGTGCTTGCCAAAGTCGAAGCCTTTGATGATTTGAATCTGGATGGTCATGCGCCACTTTTGCGCGGCAAATCTTTAAACGCTTATCTTCTGGCCGGAATTCAGAACTGTCACGAGACGGTGACTTTAGAAGAAGGTCGCGAAAAACTGCAAAAAGGCATGGGCCTTATCATTCGTGAAGGCAGTGTCGCAAAAAATCTGCGCACGCTAGCGCCTTTGGTGAACGAGTTTTCCTCTGCACAGTGTTTGCTTTGTACGGATGATCGCAATCCTTTCGAAATCGCTCACGAAGGACATATTGATTTCATCATTCGCGAGATGATTAACAAACACGGGGTTGCCGTGCATGTGGCTTATCGCTTAGCCACTTATTCCGCCGCGAAACACTTTGGTCTGAAACGCTTGGGACTTGTCGCGCCTGGCAAGAAAGCCGATTTGGTGCTGCTCACGGATTTAGAAAAAGTCGCCATCAAAGAAGTTCTTATCGGGGGCAAATTCGTCAGCGAACTGAAACTCGAAAAAGGCGTTCAGGAAAAACTGCACGCCTCCCAGCCGCCTCTTGAAAACACGATGAAGCGAAACCCGCTCTGTGAAAAAGATTTGAACTATCAGTTGCGAGCCGGCCAGTACAATGTCATCGAGATCGTTCCGAATGAAATTATAACGAAACACTTAAGTATTTCCTATGACGGCCAGAAATTCTCTGAATCCGACGTTCTGTTTATGGCCAATATTGAACGCTATGGCAAAGGCCTTCCTCCTGGTTTGGGATTAGTGAAAGGTTTGGGTTTAAAAAGCGGCGCGATCGCAAGTTCGGTGGCTCATGACTCCCACAATCTGATGGTCATCGGAACGAATGCCGCTGACATGGCTGTGGCGGCAAATTCACTGATCGCGTGTGGCGGCGGCTTCGTCGTCGTCGATCAGGGAAAAGTAAAAGCGTTGGTGGAGCTTCCTATCGCAGGCCTTCTCAGCCTGCAAAGTGCCGAAGCCATCAAGGTGGGAATTGAAAAACTCAAGGTCGCTTTCCGCCAGCAAGGTGTGATCCTCGACGAACCTTTTATTCAAATGGCATTTTTAGCGTTGCCGGTGATCCCGACCTTAAAGCTCACCGACCGAGGACTGGTGGACGTAACGAAGTTTTCTTTTATTCCGCTTATACAAGAAGCCTGA